The genomic segment TGTTACAGGTACCAAAGGAGGAACCTTTTCTTCCTTTGCCACCTCCTTTTTTGGTACAGGAACCTCTACCTCCTTGCCCAACACGACTCTCAACTCATCACCGATGCGATCTATCCTGTGGGGGGGGAGGACCTTGGTCGGGACGTCGAGCACCACCCTGACCTTCTTGGGGTGATCCCCTAAACGCACCTTTTTCAGATAAGGGGAGTTGACCAAGACCGCCTTGGGGGGGAACTTCCTCTTGACCTTCCACAGATCAATCACCAAACGCGTCGGCTTCTTCAGGGCAAAGGTATCGTAATCCCCCAATCTTCCGTCGGCCTTCAACTTCATGATCACTTTGTCTTTTTGGGATTTATCCACAGAGACATCGACTAAACTCTGGGCAGGAGCCAATTCCTTTGCAGCAACCTCCTCCTTGGCCGGTGGAGGAACCTCTTCAACGATCTCTATCTCCTTCTTCTTTTCCTCCTTAGCAAGGAGGGGGCTCTGTTTCCCAACATCTATATAGAGGAGGTTTCCCTCTTTTTGGACTTGATATCTGACCAACTTATTCAAACAGATATAGATCTCGGTATTCCCATCTTGCTCGGTGGCAACGATCTCTTTTATCACTTCATCGCCGACCGCTAGGGGAGTTGGGACTCCTTTGGCCAACCCAGTCTGGGGGATATCGACCACCAGCTTCAAAGGTTGGGGAATGAGCTTAAAGAACGTATAAACCAAAGGTGATTCCCCCTGAATGACCACCCTCTTGCCCTCATCCCTGTCTACCACCTCTATATCCTTAATGAGATTTTGGGGTACGGCCTTTGGTAAGGGTTCCACCTTTTTCCGGGGGGCACAACCCATCACCAATAAGATAATGGGAATCAGCACTACCCCCCAATACATCCTTTTCCTTTTTGGGTTCTTCATGGTCTTTTTTCCTCCCCGGGGACATGTAATCTCAAGACAACTCTCTTTAGTTTGACATTACCCAAATAGTCTTTATATTTCTCCTCGATGATCACCCTATCCTTGAGGATGGCCTTCACTGTGCCGTAATTTCTCCCTATATATGTCCCCTTCTTGATGATATAACCCTTCCCCTCAGAATCCTCCACCATCGCTCTTCCCCCTTTTTTACCCACCAAGATAGCCACCAATTTCACTTGGCTTAGATCATATTTCTGCAAGGGGGTGATGGGTACTTGCTCGCCGGAGGGCTTGATAGGGGTCTGCATGGCGATAAATGGCCTAAAGGGGTCCCTTTTGCCAGTGGGATTGTAGACATAATGGCGTTTTTCCTCCTTTGGCGGCAAGGGCGATGGTGAGGATGTGGGAGGGGGAACTCTTGGGAGACGCTTGGGTGTCACCACAATCTTGTTCTGCTCCTCCTTTTTCCCCCTTTTTTTGCCAAATGGGAGGGGTAAATTGTCGCACCCCCCTACGGTAAGGGCAATACCGATGACCAATATAAAGGTTAAAACCCCCTTTGATCTCCCTTCTCGATCCATTTTTACCCCTTTTATTTTTTACTTCTTCCCTTTTTCTTGGCCCCAGCGGCAGCGGCCTTTTCCACGTACCTATAAGTTGTGGCAGTACATGAGGTATGCAGCAATGTCTCCCCCTTTTTC from the Deltaproteobacteria bacterium genome contains:
- a CDS encoding pilus assembly protein PilP, whose product is MDREGRSKGVLTFILVIGIALTVGGCDNLPLPFGKKRGKKEEQNKIVVTPKRLPRVPPPTSSPSPLPPKEEKRHYVYNPTGKRDPFRPFIAMQTPIKPSGEQVPITPLQKYDLSQVKLVAILVGKKGGRAMVEDSEGKGYIIKKGTYIGRNYGTVKAILKDRVIIEEKYKDYLGNVKLKRVVLRLHVPGEEKRP